In Opitutus sp., one genomic interval encodes:
- a CDS encoding OFA family MFS transporter, with protein MTSPSVTQRTRWFVAAAAVGMHGSIGAVYAYSVYTKPLMAALGWRYEQVTLAFSLAIVCLGLSAAFLGRVIEQRGPRQAGMFAALCYGGGLMLAGLAVSLRSPVLFYLGYGVVGGLGLGVGYLTPVATLIKWFPDRRGLATGLAIMGFGFGALLAGPLMVRLIEAVGLASTFGLLGGGYLLVMLGCAQLLRRPPEGWFPAGWTGAAHDPLHSAPSAAAAVNSSPWQLIATRRFALLWLLFFIQVTCGIAVISAASPMAQEIAGLSTAQAATMVGLMGLFNGLGRLGWSSFSDVIGRPATFMTFCVVQGVMFLVLPLLTQPVAFQLAVFLIISCYGGGFATMPAYLGDLFGTRQLAVIYGYILTAWSAAGVAGPMLAAAVRSHTGGFLGTLHYGAAGFAVALVLAVLLRLEQRKPQVVSVGS; from the coding sequence ATGACCTCTCCCTCTGTCACTCAACGCACGCGCTGGTTCGTCGCCGCAGCCGCCGTCGGCATGCACGGCTCAATCGGTGCCGTCTACGCCTACAGTGTTTATACCAAGCCTTTAATGGCGGCGCTGGGTTGGCGTTATGAGCAGGTGACCCTCGCCTTCAGCCTGGCGATCGTGTGCCTCGGTCTTTCGGCGGCCTTTCTCGGCCGGGTGATTGAGCAGCGCGGCCCGCGCCAGGCCGGCATGTTTGCCGCACTGTGTTATGGCGGCGGCTTAATGCTCGCCGGGCTGGCGGTTTCGCTGCGCTCTCCGGTTCTGTTTTACCTGGGCTATGGCGTGGTGGGCGGACTCGGCCTAGGCGTGGGTTATCTCACGCCGGTGGCCACCCTGATCAAGTGGTTTCCCGACCGGCGTGGTTTGGCCACGGGCCTGGCCATAATGGGTTTCGGCTTTGGCGCCCTGCTCGCCGGACCGCTCATGGTGCGTCTGATTGAAGCGGTCGGGCTGGCCAGCACGTTTGGCCTGTTGGGCGGCGGTTATTTGTTGGTGATGCTCGGGTGTGCCCAGCTGCTGCGCCGCCCACCCGAGGGGTGGTTCCCCGCAGGCTGGACGGGAGCCGCGCATGATCCGCTGCACAGTGCGCCGTCCGCCGCTGCTGCGGTCAATTCGAGTCCGTGGCAGCTCATCGCCACGCGCCGCTTCGCCCTGTTGTGGCTGTTGTTTTTTATCCAGGTGACCTGCGGCATCGCGGTCATTTCGGCCGCCTCACCCATGGCGCAGGAAATCGCCGGGTTAAGCACGGCGCAGGCCGCCACCATGGTCGGGCTCATGGGCTTGTTTAACGGCCTCGGGCGCCTCGGCTGGTCCTCGTTTTCGGATGTGATCGGCCGCCCGGCGACCTTCATGACGTTTTGCGTGGTGCAGGGGGTGATGTTCCTGGTGCTGCCGCTGTTGACGCAACCCGTGGCATTCCAACTGGCCGTGTTTCTGATCATCAGCTGTTATGGCGGCGGGTTCGCCACGATGCCGGCGTATTTGGGCGATCTCTTCGGAACCCGCCAACTCGCCGTCATCTACGGCTACATTCTTACCGCGTGGTCGGCAGCGGGAGTCGCAGGGCCGATGTTGGCGGCCGCAGTGAGATCGCATACCGGCGGGTTCCTGGGCACGCTTCACTACGGCGCGGCGGGCTTCGCCGTTGCGCTGGTTTTGGCCGTGCTGCTCCGCCTCGAACAGCGCAAACCCCAGGTGGTTTCAGTCGGCAGTTAA
- the pflB gene encoding formate C-acetyltransferase codes for MPTLDPQPAPTSSATPAAKSPWRTFAPGLWNDRVKVRDFIQRNYRPYDGDEGFLNEPTPRTLKLWDEIRGLLAREHTAPGGMLDLDTAVISGICSHPPGYIDRGNEVVVGLQTDAPLKRAFMPFGGFRMAVAAVESAGRTVDAKTSAIFKHRKTHNEGVFDAYTPEMRLCRSVGIITGLPDAYGRGRIIGDYRRVALYGITRLIADKKEQLDHAVGAGMTADLIREREELSEQIRALGELRTMGNAYGFDLARPAANATEAVQWTYFAYLAAIKEQNGAAMSIGRIATFLDIYIERDLAEGVLTESAAQELIDQLVLKLRLVRFARTQEYNELFSGDPTWVTESLGGMGVDGRTLVTKNCFRFLQTLHNLGAAPEPNLTILWSERLSPGFKQFCARTSIETSSLQYENDDLMRGYLGDDYAIACCVSAMRIGKQMQFFGARANLGKTLLYAINGGIDEVQKIQVAPPSAPIRGDILDYTEVKAAFERMMGWLAGQYVGALNVIHYMHDKYCYERIQMALHDREVLRTLACGIAGLSVAADALSAMKYARVHVIRDASGLAVDYRVEGDFPKFGNDDERVDSLARWCVETFMAKLRQQPTYRESVVTQSVLTITSNVVYGKKTGHTPDGRRAGEPFAPGANPMHGRDSRGAVASMASVASLPFQDAQDGISYTFSIVPGALGRDALDQVDNLAGLLDGYFASGGHHINVNVFDRATLEAAMAQPEKYPQLTVRVSGYAVNFVKLTREQQLDVISRTFHGSH; via the coding sequence ATGCCAACGCTCGATCCGCAGCCCGCTCCCACATCCTCAGCAACTCCTGCCGCCAAGTCACCTTGGCGCACCTTTGCACCCGGTCTGTGGAATGACCGCGTCAAGGTGCGCGATTTCATCCAGCGCAACTACCGCCCCTACGACGGCGACGAGGGTTTCCTCAACGAACCCACCCCGCGGACGCTTAAACTCTGGGATGAAATCCGCGGCTTGCTGGCCCGCGAGCACACGGCCCCCGGCGGCATGCTCGACTTGGATACCGCGGTGATCTCCGGCATCTGTTCGCACCCGCCCGGCTACATCGACCGTGGCAATGAGGTCGTCGTGGGGTTGCAGACGGACGCCCCGCTCAAGCGCGCATTCATGCCCTTCGGTGGGTTCCGCATGGCCGTCGCTGCCGTCGAGTCCGCCGGGCGCACCGTGGACGCCAAAACCTCCGCCATTTTCAAGCATCGTAAAACCCACAACGAGGGCGTGTTTGACGCCTATACGCCCGAGATGCGCCTGTGCCGCTCGGTCGGCATCATCACAGGACTGCCCGATGCCTACGGGCGCGGACGCATTATCGGCGATTACCGCCGCGTTGCCCTGTACGGAATCACCCGCCTGATCGCCGACAAAAAGGAACAGCTCGACCACGCTGTCGGTGCGGGCATGACCGCCGATTTGATTCGTGAACGCGAAGAACTGTCCGAGCAGATCCGCGCCTTGGGAGAACTTCGGACGATGGGGAACGCCTACGGTTTTGACCTGGCCCGGCCCGCAGCCAATGCGACCGAGGCCGTGCAATGGACGTATTTCGCCTACCTGGCCGCCATCAAGGAGCAAAACGGCGCCGCCATGTCCATCGGCCGCATCGCCACCTTCCTAGACATTTACATCGAGCGCGACCTCGCCGAGGGCGTCCTAACCGAGTCGGCCGCTCAGGAGCTCATCGACCAGCTCGTGCTCAAACTCCGTCTGGTGCGTTTCGCCCGCACACAGGAGTACAATGAGCTTTTCAGCGGCGATCCCACCTGGGTTACCGAGTCGCTCGGCGGCATGGGCGTCGATGGGCGCACGCTGGTGACCAAGAACTGTTTTCGCTTCCTGCAGACGCTGCACAACCTTGGCGCCGCCCCCGAGCCCAACCTGACGATCCTCTGGTCCGAACGCCTGTCCCCCGGGTTCAAACAATTCTGCGCACGCACCTCGATTGAAACCAGTTCGCTGCAGTATGAGAACGACGACCTGATGCGCGGGTATCTGGGCGACGACTACGCGATTGCCTGCTGCGTTTCCGCCATGCGCATCGGCAAACAGATGCAGTTTTTCGGTGCCCGCGCCAACCTGGGCAAAACCCTGCTTTACGCCATCAACGGCGGAATCGATGAGGTGCAAAAGATCCAGGTCGCCCCGCCCTCGGCGCCCATTCGCGGCGACATCCTCGACTACACGGAGGTTAAAGCAGCCTTCGAACGCATGATGGGGTGGCTCGCCGGGCAGTACGTGGGGGCGCTCAACGTCATTCACTACATGCACGACAAGTACTGCTACGAGCGCATCCAAATGGCGCTCCACGACCGCGAGGTCCTGCGCACGCTCGCCTGCGGAATCGCCGGCCTGTCGGTCGCAGCCGACGCGCTTTCCGCCATGAAATACGCGCGCGTGCACGTCATCCGCGACGCCTCGGGGCTTGCGGTCGATTATCGCGTCGAGGGCGACTTCCCCAAGTTCGGCAACGACGACGAGCGCGTGGACAGCCTGGCGCGCTGGTGCGTGGAGACCTTTATGGCCAAGCTCCGCCAGCAACCGACCTACCGCGAAAGTGTTGTCACGCAGTCGGTGCTCACGATCACCTCCAACGTGGTTTACGGGAAAAAGACCGGCCACACGCCCGATGGCCGCCGCGCCGGCGAACCCTTTGCCCCGGGCGCAAATCCCATGCACGGCCGCGACAGTCGCGGCGCGGTCGCCTCGATGGCCTCGGTGGCCTCGCTCCCCTTCCAGGACGCGCAGGACGGGATCAGTTACACCTTCAGCATCGTGCCCGGTGCGCTCGGCCGCGATGCCCTCGACCAGGTGGATAATCTGGCCGGTCTGCTCGACGGCTATTTCGCCTCGGGCGGGCATCACATCAACGTCAACGTGTTCGACCGCGCCACGCTGGAGGCGGCCATGGCGCAGCCGGAAAAATACCCGCAGCTCACCGTGCGCGTGTCCGGCTATGCGGTTAACTTCGTTAAACTCACCCGCGAACAGCAACTCGACGTCATCAGCCGCACCTTCCACGGCTCGCATTAA
- a CDS encoding 4Fe-4S cluster-binding domain-containing protein, which translates to MSLAGAPALGAPTLAGQPAALGRVHSVETAGLLDGPGIRQVIFLSGCPLRCRYCHNPDTVDLSGGKPCSAEDLLTDLARRRAFLRKGGLTLSGGEPLVQTAFTKALLRGAKALGLHTAVDTSGYLGARVDDELIELEPVPNFRIFKKCAEVHWDCGRTRWHESPQRR; encoded by the coding sequence ATTTCGCTGGCGGGCGCCCCCGCTTTGGGTGCGCCTACCCTGGCTGGTCAGCCTGCGGCCCTGGGACGTGTCCATTCCGTCGAGACGGCCGGCTTGCTGGATGGCCCGGGGATCCGCCAGGTGATTTTCCTTAGCGGCTGCCCGCTGCGTTGCCGGTATTGCCATAACCCCGACACGGTCGATTTGAGCGGTGGAAAACCGTGCAGCGCCGAGGATCTGCTGACCGACCTGGCCCGACGCCGGGCGTTTCTGCGCAAAGGCGGGCTGACCCTCAGTGGCGGCGAGCCGCTGGTGCAGACCGCGTTCACCAAAGCCCTGCTGCGTGGCGCCAAAGCGCTGGGTTTGCACACGGCGGTGGACACCAGCGGCTATCTGGGTGCGCGCGTTGACGATGAACTCATTGAGTTAGAGCCTGTCCCAAATTTCCGGATTTTTAAAAAGTGCGCAGAGGTCCATTGGGATTGCGGGCGAACGAGGTGGCACGAATCACCCCAGCGACGTTAA
- a CDS encoding ATP-binding protein yields the protein MIDRPEALAAIRSSFAAHPAVGLAGPRQCGKTTLARILAAEEKDCTFFDLEKAVDRRRLETPEQALGSLEGLVIIDEVQRQPALFETLRVLLDRPDKKTRFLLLGSASPTLIKGISESLAGRMGLVDLGPLQLQETGADSWKTLWYRGGFPRSYLATSDAASSVWRESFIRTFLERDIPQFGITVPAETLRRFWTMIAHYHGQVWNGAEFARSLGSSEPTARRYLDILAGAFMVRVLPPWHENLKKRQLKAPKLYVRDSGLLHSLFELESPEEVSGHPKAGASWEGFVIEQLVSATGSRSAYYWATHGGAELDLMLIIRGKRFGFEFKHSDAPAATKSMHTALSDLGLDHLWVVYPGAETYPLGERLTALPITAVPDLAKKLQAPAFLA from the coding sequence ATGATTGATCGCCCGGAAGCCCTCGCAGCCATTCGAAGTTCCTTTGCCGCCCATCCGGCGGTGGGGCTGGCCGGACCCCGACAGTGCGGTAAAACAACCTTGGCGAGGATTCTCGCCGCCGAAGAAAAGGACTGCACGTTTTTCGATCTGGAAAAGGCCGTGGATCGCCGCCGGTTGGAAACCCCTGAACAAGCGCTGGGATCCCTTGAGGGATTGGTCATCATTGATGAGGTTCAGCGCCAGCCGGCGCTGTTCGAGACGCTCCGCGTGTTGCTGGATCGCCCGGATAAAAAAACGCGCTTTTTACTGTTAGGTAGCGCCTCCCCGACGCTGATCAAGGGCATTTCCGAGTCGTTGGCCGGACGCATGGGGCTGGTTGATTTGGGCCCCTTGCAATTACAAGAGACGGGGGCCGATTCGTGGAAAACTCTTTGGTATCGGGGGGGGTTTCCACGCTCTTATCTCGCTACGAGCGACGCCGCCTCCAGTGTTTGGCGCGAGAGCTTTATTCGCACCTTTTTGGAACGCGACATCCCGCAATTCGGTATCACGGTCCCGGCGGAGACCTTGCGCCGGTTTTGGACCATGATTGCGCATTACCACGGGCAAGTGTGGAACGGCGCGGAGTTTGCCCGCTCCCTAGGTTCCAGTGAGCCGACCGCCCGCCGTTATTTAGACATTTTGGCTGGGGCGTTTATGGTGCGGGTTTTGCCACCGTGGCATGAGAATCTCAAAAAGCGTCAGCTCAAAGCCCCTAAGCTGTATGTGCGTGACTCCGGACTCCTGCACTCCCTCTTCGAACTTGAGTCGCCCGAGGAGGTGAGCGGCCACCCCAAGGCGGGCGCCTCGTGGGAGGGATTTGTGATTGAGCAACTGGTGTCGGCGACCGGGTCGCGCTCGGCCTATTACTGGGCCACCCACGGCGGCGCGGAGCTGGATTTGATGCTGATCATCCGCGGCAAACGCTTTGGCTTTGAGTTTAAGCACAGCGACGCGCCGGCCGCCACCAAGTCGATGCACACGGCATTAAGCGACCTAGGGTTGGATCATCTGTGGGTCGTCTATCCGGGTGCTGAAACCTACCCGTTGGGGGAACGCTTAACCGCCCTGCCGATCACCGCCGTGCCGGACCTGGCCAAAAAGCTTCAGGCTCCGGCATTCCTCGCCTGA
- a CDS encoding ATP-binding protein, which produces MYQRNLLNKIIESIQFSPATLINGARQTGKSTFLQNSFVGAEGFSYTNLDDLNLLRLAKSDPITFLSQLPSRAAIDEIQRTPELLLPLKKLIDEDRATRRFLLSGSANILTLPKLSESLAGRMEIYTLWPLSQGEIHGRKERFIDWAFSDEPPETPSPFSQTDYIETLVRGGYPEALAQMQAGRGPEWFKSYLATILQRDIQDISRIDGLAELPNLLDIIASRAGNLINFADISRMTKLNAVTLKRYYTLLEMVFLVVEVPAWGTNFEKRLVKSPKVFINDTGLLCYLRGLSQEALHRERGLIGSVMENFVAMELTKQLGWAASRCNLLHYRNHQGDEVDAVLEAADKRIVGVEVKASMDIKPSDFNGLRSLAETAGERFHRGFLLYTGTDVIAYDKNLWALPISSLWT; this is translated from the coding sequence ATGTACCAGCGAAATCTTCTCAATAAAATCATCGAGAGCATCCAATTTAGCCCCGCGACCCTAATCAATGGAGCGCGGCAGACAGGTAAAAGCACTTTTCTTCAAAACTCCTTCGTTGGTGCTGAAGGGTTTAGTTACACCAATTTGGATGACTTAAACCTCCTGCGACTTGCCAAAAGCGACCCGATCACCTTTTTATCCCAACTTCCATCGCGGGCCGCCATCGACGAAATCCAGCGCACGCCCGAGCTTCTGCTTCCCCTGAAAAAACTAATCGACGAAGACCGCGCCACTCGCCGGTTTTTGCTTTCTGGCTCGGCCAACATTCTGACCCTGCCCAAGCTCTCCGAGTCGCTGGCCGGGCGCATGGAGATTTATACTCTTTGGCCGCTTTCCCAAGGAGAAATCCACGGGCGAAAAGAGCGCTTTATTGATTGGGCTTTTTCAGACGAGCCCCCGGAAACCCCCTCGCCCTTTTCACAAACTGATTACATCGAAACCCTCGTTCGCGGTGGCTACCCCGAGGCCCTGGCCCAGATGCAAGCCGGTCGAGGTCCGGAGTGGTTCAAGTCTTACCTCGCCACCATTTTACAGCGGGACATTCAAGATATCTCACGTATCGACGGCCTGGCCGAATTGCCCAACCTGCTTGATATCATCGCATCGCGTGCCGGCAACCTGATCAACTTCGCTGACATCTCGCGCATGACCAAACTTAACGCGGTCACTCTCAAGCGTTATTATACACTCCTTGAAATGGTGTTCCTCGTAGTCGAAGTTCCCGCCTGGGGCACTAACTTCGAAAAGCGACTCGTGAAGAGTCCCAAGGTATTTATCAATGACACCGGACTCTTATGCTACTTAAGGGGCTTGAGCCAAGAGGCCTTGCACCGCGAGCGAGGACTAATCGGCAGTGTAATGGAGAATTTTGTCGCCATGGAGTTAACCAAACAACTCGGCTGGGCTGCCTCCCGCTGTAATCTCCTTCACTACCGCAATCACCAGGGAGACGAAGTGGACGCGGTCTTGGAAGCGGCTGACAAACGCATCGTCGGAGTGGAGGTCAAAGCGTCGATGGATATAAAACCTTCGGACTTCAATGGCCTGCGGTCTTTGGCGGAAACTGCCGGCGAACGCTTCCACCGTGGTTTTCTGCTGTACACCGGCACCGATGTTATTGCCTACGACAAAAACCTGTGGGCTCTGCCGATTTCGTCACTCTGGACATGA
- a CDS encoding type II toxin-antitoxin system Phd/YefM family antitoxin — MFTLPATKARATLYSLMDQAAISHQPIQITGKRSNAVLVSEEDWSAIQETLYLLSIPGMRDSIKEGMAAPIKDCATSLKW; from the coding sequence ATGTTCACTTTACCTGCAACCAAAGCTCGCGCGACGCTTTATTCGCTTATGGATCAGGCCGCTATTTCCCATCAACCGATTCAGATTACAGGCAAGCGCTCGAATGCGGTTCTTGTTTCTGAAGAAGATTGGAGCGCTATTCAGGAGACACTGTATCTTTTATCAATTCCGGGTATGCGCGATTCGATTAAAGAAGGAATGGCCGCCCCGATCAAAGATTGCGCCACCTCACTAAAATGGTAA
- a CDS encoding Txe/YoeB family addiction module toxin, with protein MVKWQLVYAKQALKDAKKLSSSGLKAKAEKLLEIISEDPFGNPPPFEKLVGDLSGAYSRRINIQHRVVYEVFADVRIVRACPESIKT; from the coding sequence ATGGTAAAGTGGCAATTGGTTTACGCCAAACAGGCGCTGAAAGACGCCAAGAAATTATCATCTAGTGGGCTTAAGGCTAAGGCCGAAAAACTATTGGAGATCATTAGTGAAGATCCATTCGGAAATCCGCCGCCATTTGAAAAGTTAGTCGGGGATTTGAGTGGGGCATATTCGCGAAGAATTAATATTCAGCATCGAGTGGTTTACGAAGTATTTGCCGATGTTCGTATAGTTAGAGCCTGTCCCGAAAGCATAAAAACCTAG